Proteins encoded in a region of the Orcinus orca chromosome 8, mOrcOrc1.1, whole genome shotgun sequence genome:
- the LOC101279308 gene encoding dihydrofolate reductase-like: MVRPLNCIVAGSQNIEHRQDRGRAIVKNGDLPWPLLRNEYRYFQRMTTTSSVEGKQNLVIMGRKTWFSIPETNRPLKDRINIVLSRELKEPPQGAHFLAKSLDDALKLIEQPELTNKVDMVWIVGHSSVYKEAMNRPGHLRLFVTRIMQEFESDTFFPETDLEKCKLLPEYPGVPSDVQEEKGIFEEYEKNS; the protein is encoded by the coding sequence ATGGTTCGTCCGCTAAACTGCATCGTTGCTGGGTCCCAGAACATAGAACATCGGCAAGATCGGGGACGAGCCATCGTCAAGAACGGGGACCTGCCCTGGCCCCTGCTCAGGAATGAATACAGGTATTTCCAAAGAATGACCACAACTTCTTCAGTAGAAGGTAAACAGAATTTGGTGATTATGGGTAGGAAGACCTGGTTCTCCATTCCAGAGACGAATCGACCTTTAAAGGACAGAATTAATATAGTTCTCAGTAGAGAACTCAAGGAACCTCCACAGGGAGCTCATTTTCTTGCCAAAAGTCTGGATGATGCCTTAAAACTTATTGAGCAACCAGAATTAACAAATAAAGTGGACATGGTTTGGATAGTGGGACACAGTTCAGTTTACAAGGAAGCCATGAACAGGCCAGGCCATCTTCGACTATTTGTGACAAGGATCATGCAGGAATTTGAAAGTGACACATTTTTTCCAGAAACTGATTTGGAAAAATGTAAACTTCTCCCAGAATATCCAGGTGTTCCTTCTGATGTCCAGGAGGAGAAAGGCATAtttgaagaatatgaaaagaacagTTAA